The DNA segment AAATGAGGTTTGATTGGAAACATagattgtagttttaaaaaataggtttgtttggaaacatggatagcactatattaagaagaaaaaaaagtaatggacttatacttttaagaaaatttggaaGTCCATTATATTGTGAGAAATTATCTATCTGGTACAtaatcgggttcggttcaggtcTGTTTGAGTTTCGGGTTtccggggtcaaagatttcagcctcattctaatatttctaaatttctgtTTGGGTTCATTTAGGAtttttgcgggttcggttcgacttcagatataattttaaattacttttaaaattttaaaactcattatatatttatatactttaaatttatcaaaaagtataaacaaaataatatattaaatataaatttgaataacatatgtcagaatacctaaaggtaacatataaattactttagttcaaatatttggatagagaatcaataattattttaagtattttttggtgttttaagtatacttttactattttatatatttactattgattatttgtatatgttttcaagtatttaaacaaacttaaaagtatcatatatattctagatgttttatatatatataaaatctaaaaataattaatatatatataagtatataaatctatttcgtaTACATTCGGATAcccgaaatacttcggttcggatcggattcggttttggttctctaaaaaccaaaattttgaataagtCAGATATTTACTCaatttcggtttgggtttggtactactttttcggatcgagatcggttcggttcttcagaTTCGGATATTTTGCATAGCCCTTATATTAttgacatgaaaaacaaatagaaacataattttgaaaaatatacccGCGCGGACGCGCGGGTCAAAGTCTAGTTTTACATTATAAcataaagattttaaaagaacttttaatatctttttggGTTGAGAAAAAAACTCATTCACTATTAAAGCCTTGTGTATCTTCTCTCTCAGTCTATTCAAATGTCGATACTAAACTGAGCAATGAAGATCAAACGGATAATTACCTCCTTTCCCGTTATCCTAATTCTTGTGTTCATTTGTTTCAGATCCTATCACCTTTAAATTCTCTTCCAGTGTTTGAACTAGATCTTTGGGATCACTAAGCGTAAGATCGCATTTcacatatgtatttttatattgctCATGAACGATAATAGATTAGAGCTATGTATATGcaaagttaaaaaattaatgttttaaaatggtaaaaattaaagaaaaagaaatagaattttaaacctaattaacataaaattagaTTATGAAAGCGGAGgtgttttacatttttgttggaAAGATCACCAAAAAACCATCTATCAATAAAAATGGATGATAAATAattcttctctattaaaattttaataattaaaatttagcacatattttaaaatattaaaatttttaactactctatattttttgttgtttattaCATTATAATCTAATCATATGGTAATCGATTAAATTTAACTACCTCCAATTATGGTAAAAAATCTTCGAGCGACAACTCCAGGACAAATCTCTCTCCGCAACATACGGATCAACGACAATAAGTTCATACACACACATTTATGACGGAAAGACTCTCCGGAACACTAAGGACCACGACAAATGGTTTTACTTGCGGTACTATATATGGAAccttttataagttttaaatatgtaattctgcaaaaaaaatgttattatttataaacacatatTATTTATCATCTCATCCGAAAAATAAACCCTCAACAAATACATCTCTGATTGATCTGAATGAAAACCCTGGAATTTTTTCTTTGACTGGATTCGAACCTCAAACCTAGTATAGAAGTCTTTAAACTTGGTCATTAGGCCAATGAAATTTATAATCCCTACTTAAAgtagtttttcttctttagttaTTTATTCCTGCATAAACTAAAGACTATCTTTTAACCAACATTTCCTTTTGAaagtatattttgtaatgaattGGCATATCCTTGttgattataaattttgaacttttacttttaataaaattaaacctaTTAGTtatatgtattaatatatatatatatatatatatattttaattcttattgacgatgtatttaatttttcaaagtcTCTTATTAAATTGATTCAGTGATTATGCTAAGTATaacttattaatttattattttaaatttttacttcagtttaatcaaaatataatgatattgattattaatatgtttaatttatatttttagtaaaaaaattattttaagtatataaattttaactatatactttgtatttatttttgtagaaTATTACTATTAATTCTGTTATATTCTATAAACAAACCCTTTTTCTtatgtttgtttatatattGGTTATGTTTTTCGCTTGTTGTTTTTGTATATTCTTGCCAACGTTTTGTTCtcaaaaagttaaattataaaaatataaaattttaattatcacCGAACATACTGTAAAGCGTTATTCATTGTTCTAGAAGATGTATAATATAATTACACtgaatacttaaaaaaaaaacaaaattatactgAATTTATAGAATTATTGTGTATACATGGATCcacatattatatacatataatttagATAGTACGTACCTCAGTGTTTACTCATAATCGTATTTAGAAAATGTTCAAAGATCTTCACAAATTGTTAACTCTAATATTTTCGCAAGAAAGTAAGTTCTAAACAACCACTGCGAATATTTCTTGGCTTCTTCTAACTTTAATTTATAACAGTTTTGTCATTCTCTGAAACGAGTCCGTAACCCCCCACCCCTCCCCATTAAAATTATGGTCTCGACTTTTTTGATCTTCTTGAAGGGTACAATTAGATAACTCATCTGCGATGTCAAAGATGACAAGCCAATCATTTCTTAATGGTCACTTAATTTTGTACCATAACCCTGAGTTACAGTTCATTGAACCTTGTCTTTTTGGGATTTATAAAAGttgctttaattttttgttttcttcttcaatgCATGGTATAGCTTGATTTTTTATTCACTCTGActtgaaaacaaatcaaaaccaaagGAGAAAAAACAGAGAAGTTGATAGAGATTTATAATAGCTCGTTAATTAAAAGTTTTTGAGATGAGTTCCCAagagcagaagaagaaagaaaaaggaaaggaaATTGTCACTTCCGAAGAAAACCCTACCACTTCCGAAGTCTCCATGTATTTCAGTGAGCAGGGAATAGCAGCTCTCCTAGAAGCTAATAAGAAAGATAATGCTGAGAAAGTTGGTACACAACAAAAGAAGAGTTCATCTTCAAAAATCAAGCCTTGCATTTTCTATACTTCAGATGAAAAGGCGAGACTGCGGTGGTCAAGCGACCTTCATGCTTGCTTTGTCAAAGCTGTTGAGAAACTTGGTGGACCGGATAGTTAGTAACAAAAATTCTTCTCTATAAAACTTACATTACTGCTTGAGTTCTTCGTTCCTTCACCTGCATATTCATTTTATTGAtctaatttaattttgcatGTTATAGCCATCTTTAATTTCTACCTTTTCATGGTTTCTATGTTTTCTTTGAGTTTTAAGATTTTCGTGAGTTCATGCATGGATATAATCTAGGATGAAACTGTCGTCTCTATATTTGTGATCGGCATCTCTATGTGAGTTTATtctattttacaaatatttcaaTTACTAGGATTCTTCCCTGtgtaagatatatatttttataggagaaaaaatgagaaaaaaaatgctgTGTTTTCAAGATTATAAATTTCCAAGAGTTCAAGATACGTATGATTTTTTTCTAGATACTAGAAAAATATTGGCTAcaattctttttttccttttctagaGTATAATTTTGCAAGATATACCCCGGCTTCATTTCATTGATGGTCCTGTGCTGTTCGGTTTATTAGGCCAAACTCACCGACGAATTTTTTCTGGTTCTACGATTTCTGTAGACTCCATTTTAGTTTTCATGTACTATTTGGTTTAAGATCTTTAACCAAGTTCAATTCTGGAACTTTTGGTAAAGTCACTTTAACCGAATCATAAACACAcccataaaatttattttaatgcaaTTAAAAAAGACAATTTTAAATAGATTATTCagttcaaaaataaaacaattgtaAATAGATGACACTTATTCCTTCTTTAGTTTAGATTGATTAACCTTAAATCATTCTTAACGAGTAAGGAAGAaagtaatatatgttttttatataagtaGATATGTGATTTAAAAGGGTATATACTAATAATTAagttaatatttcaaaaacgaAAAACCATTTGTACAAACATTCTGCTTCTTAGaatactttcattttttttttccaaatctgGTTATTACTAGAATGATTCGTTCTTAAGACATGATCACACATATTagttgtttaaaatattttaaatatgtctaCCTTCtttggtgttacaaaaaaaaaaatacctaccgtcttatttttattttatttattttgaaacttgaACTTGTTGAGGTATAAGTTTTGTTCAAATAAAGCTTTTAATCTGTGTTTTGTTGGTAGTATTGTAGGAATTttaattgttaatattttatcttaCCTAATTTGGTGTAGCAATAAATAGGGAATGTTTATGATTTCTCTCAAGTTTTATTTGCGGCAAATAACTTTTCAAATAGTGTtgctaacaaaaaaaagtttccaatgtatttctttgattttttatggttttaacTGATATAAAATTGACGAATACTTACTTTTAGCATTTTAGCACCCGAGATGACTAATTAAGCTGAAGGGATAAAATTCTTTTACCATCATTGTATTTTTACCATCATCGTTCATTTACTTACGAGTCCATGAATTGTTAACCTGAAgggataaaaaatttaaaaagattgtaGCATGGTTGGTGAGACGACTAAAGTTCATATACAAATATGTGTTGGTACATATAAAAGAACACAGAACTTATATCACATATATTGCTGTTTCTACAGAGGCAACACCAAAAGCTGTCAAAGATACAATGGAAGTTGAAGGAATTGCACTTCACCATGTTAAGAGTCATCTTCAGGTCATATTATCCTATCTTCTTCATATGAATCATTTTTGTAATCTATTTAACACTCGAATCTTGGTATCTTTCCAGAAGTTTAGACTTGGAAGATGTAACATACGGGATGAAACAGATCAATATCATAAACGTATGTTCAGCTCCATTGCCTTAAGTTTTCGCttctatattttcttctttggtACCATTCTTGTCGAAAATTCATTTTAActattgtttcaaaaaaaaagataaaagatgAGTAGtaactataatataaaatataccaaaCATCTGTTTCTGTACAATTCTTCTTTCTgaaaattataatatagatatgatcatataaaattattccTGGTCAGTTTAGAaaccatatataatatatattcgtAATTTATAAACTAAGTTTATTTTTTACAGATGTTTCTACTTTATGGTATTTTgttaagatatataaaaatatgttttaagtaaaaaaatgtattagaaatattattttataaaagaaaaaaattatatgaaaaatatagataaatattggGCATTTTCTCTTGGTCTTAATATCCTTTACTTATTGCTTCTtctataatatttgtttaaaaactcaaatcttgatacatatatatacattgtatatatatacacaaaattaCACAAACAAATCAAATGGTTTGTATTCTATCTTGTTTTTTAAGGTTACAGAACTGGTCGACGCTTTTTTAAAGCACATGCTGCATCAAATTCACCTCGCCCACAAGTAAACATGTAAGATAAATAAATACcacatatatatcataatttagTACAAGTTTTTATAACAAAACTGGCCATTCTCATGACATATGATATGAGATCTCTGAACATAATGATACAAAATTGAGTAGAAGACCTAAAGTTATGGGAGATGTGAAGCCAAAGAAGGCAAAAGAAGACCATGGATCACTTTACATGCGTATAGAGGTAaccttagttttatttttttcattaattaaaaaaatatatcgaaTTGTTTTCcactaatttcgaaaatattttgTAGCACGATCTAAATTTACAAAGATGTCGCGAAGCAGAAAGAATGCAAATGGCTTTTGAAATAGAACATAACCGTAAAATGTTGGAGGCGCAATATTTACAAGCAGGCAAGGCTCCATCAATAACCAGTCAACACAGAAACTATATTTCGACAACAACTCAACGGCCATCATCACAAGTATTAGATCAGTGGTTAGCAGACCACTACTCCGGAAGACAGACCAGTGATTCACAACAACCAACTACTATGATTCCACAAACTACCACTTGTCTGCCCATGTTCCCTCTGGAGACAAAGACTACATTTTCAAAGTACGATCCACAACATGTGAATACCTCAACTCAAGAAAAGCGACAATTTAACAACAGTCTCAACTACAACATGACTCAAGGTTTCATCAATCCGTATGTGACTACTGAGCCCCAATCCATGCCTGGCTCATCCACTGTCACCACTCAGCCAGAACTTCAGCTCAACGATGATTGTCTCATTCACGACTTATATCGCAATCCAAGTTTCCTACCAACCTCAGTACCACAAACAGTTGATTCTCTTCATCAGGTAATCACAATCTTTCGAAAACTGATATTTCATATATAGGAAATCACAcggttataaattattttagtgatgattGTTTTACTTCTTTAGGTTATATCCAACATCACATCTCCATTATCGACGGCACCACAACCAATACAAACATATGCTCCAAACCATACTTATAATTATCCTGAATACAATACTCTTGAAAGGGTTAAAGCCCAGCTCAGTGCATTACAATACTCAAGCACAAGCCGCATTCAAGCAACGCCTTTTTGTGAAACCAACTTATCGTCTTCTGTCACAAGGGATGATGAGGAAGATCCAGTAGATATGTATATTGACTGGGGTAAATATGAAGAAGTGGATATTGATGAACTTGATCCAGTTGAAGCACTCTTGGCTTTAGGTTTTTCAGTAAGTCCTTAACCTTAATATTTAAAACTCTCAGTACGTttctccccaaaacgttaaaaacaaaaaataaaactctcAGTACTGTTGTAATTTATACGTTGATCATAATAAGCCTGTATTATAGAGTCAGAGAACTTGATTTACCTTTATCGGTTTAGTGTTCATAGTAAATACAAATCTAAGCTTGAACTGTAACACGTATTATGTGTCTGCCTTCATCAACACTACCGTCATCAACCAAATGTTTTTCTCTGTCTTCCCTTGGAAAATTTTCATGTATCTCATAATATTAAGTGGCGTATCTCTTGTCGGACCGCGAAAGTACttattaaaaatcacaaaaaaaaagcgTATAAACGACAAtgtaaaaaacatttttagaaaattGTCAAGGAAATAGATGAATTCACACAATTGAGATTTGATTTCTTTTCTTAACTAATAAAAACTCTCGTAATGTGTAATGTATAACAGTTATGCGATTTTTGAATTCCAAAATATACTTATATGAGACTGTTTTGCAACATTTGAAACAGAATCTACGAACTCTAATCTAGGATATACTCTCGACACTTACGCTAAGATGAAGACTAAGACTTTTTCTAGAAGTTTCTATTTGCGTTAAGGCATATGATATAATGAATAGGTTAGGCATATATCTAAAAAATTTATCAAcaagataaatttaaattacaaaGAAAACAGAATATTCGAAAAATAATCTTTATTTTTGTGCGAGTTGACGGCAACGAAAATATACTGATAATTATCTGGAAGTATTCCAAAATTATCTTGAAACAGTCTAAAACGCTTACAATTTTATAATATCTTAGACACAATCTCTTAGAATTATCTAAGATATTATACAAAAATCCTAGTAAAAATTTGCTTCAAAAGACATCTTTTGTGGGCTAAAACCCATATTCAGAAAGACCCTCGTCTGGCCTGGCGGCGATAGTGCGAGCGTGTGTTGTTTACATAATGAATCATCTCGCTCCTTCTTCATAGTGTCTGTATAAAGTATTGAAACTTGTTAAGAAATTGGCATATTTATACTACAATATTTATCTTGTTGTAAGCAATATGAAAATTGTTACTCTTACATTTCATTTAAGTGAAATGCTTTCAAATACTTCAACTTCCTTTCTAATCACCCTTCCTTCCTAACTGCGGTTGAAAATGCATGGGTTCTAAGTGGAAGCACGGCTCTTGACCTCCATATGTTGGGCTTCAAACTAAAATCGATAAAGAGAGagttaaaaacactaaacagaGAGAGATTTTCAGACATTGAAAAGAGAGTTTTGGAAACTAACAGTTTGCTTAAAGATGTGCAGGTACAAGCTTTAGCAGTTCCAACCCCAGCTACcttcaaagaagaaaaagagttgATGGCGAAATGGACTTTCCTTCGAGGGATTGAAGAGGCTTTCTTTAAGCAAAAATCAAGAATTAACTGGCTGCGCTTGGGAGATCAGAACACAACCTTCTTCATTAGAGTAGCAGCAAGCAGGAAAGCTTTTAACTCCATCCGTTCCCTCCTCCTGGCCTCTGGGATTCTAGTATCTGATCCAGCGGAAATATGTCAAATTGCTATCGATCATTTCCAAGGCATTCTGGCCCCTCCCAATCTTCCTCAGATTGCTTCTACCCTCTATTGGCTTTCTCAACTTCAGCCATTCCGTTGCTCAGAAAACCAGAAACTCATACTCTCAAGCTACCCCTCCGCAGCAGAAATCCAGTCCACCATCTTCAAACTCAATCCTCATAAATCTCCTGGACCGGACGGCTTCACCTCAGCTTTCTTTAAGGACGCATGGGCGGTTGTCGGTTCTGAAACTACTTCTGCGATCCAGAAATTTTTTATCACTGCTTTCTTGCCAACTGCCACCAACGCCACAATTCTGACTCTCGTACCTAAAAGACCGGGCGCTTCATCCATCTCAGACTTCAGGCCAATTTCCTGCTGCAACACAACATACAAGACAATTTCAAAGATACTTGTAAAGCGCCTGAAATCTATACTACCAGAGGTCATCCTCCCAAACCAAACGGCGTTCATCCAAGGCAGGTTACTAATCGAGAACACTATTTTGGCTTCTGAAATTGTCCAAGGCTATCACAAGATTGGGGGTCCCAAAAGGATCACCTTAAAGGTGGACATAGCTAAGGCCTTTgacacaataagatgggaattcATATTCCAATGCCTAAGAAGTCTGTCTGTGCCTGAAGTATTCTTAAGATGGTTACATGCTTGTGTATGTACTACTTCTTATTCCCTAGGTTTCAATGGATCTATCTATGGTTACTTCAAGGGTACCCGAGGCCTAAGGCAAGGTGATCCACTAAGCCCTTATCTCTTTGTGCTAGCTATGAATTGTCTTTCTCTTATGCTAAATAAAGCGGCAAGGAATGGGGTTTTTGGCTACCATGCAAAATGTCAAAGAACAGCGTTAACGCACCTCTGTTTCGCTGATGATCTCCTAATATTCTGTGATGGCTCCGGCTCCTCTGTCAACGCCATATTGGACATCCTCAAAGACTTCGAGCTGCGATCTGGTCTGGCTATTAGTGTTGAGAAGACGTCTCTCTTTGCAGCAGGAATAAAACCTCATGAACTAATCCAGATAAAGACTTCCACTGGACTATCGGAAGGAACCCTGCCTGTGAGATACTTAGGAGTACCCTTATGCACCAAGAAACTCACTCTCACAAACTGCGCTCCTCTCCTTCAATGCATCAAGTCTAAGCTGCACTCATGGACCGTGCGCACACTCTCTTTCGCAGGTCGGCTCCAGCTCTTATCAACTGTCATAGCAGGGATTGTCAACTTTTGGTCTTGTGCTTACATTCTTCCTAAAGCCTGCATTGATGAAATAGACTCTTTGAGTAGCAGATTTTTATGGAAAGGCAAAACAGATGGACCTAACTCGGCAAAAGTGGCATGGGACTCAGTGACAAAACCAAAACTAGAAGGAGGTTTAGGGCTCAGAAACTTATCTTACTGGAACATGGCCGCTGCAATCAAGCTTATCTGGATCTTATTCTTCAGACCCGCTTCCATCTGGTCCTCCTGGTTCCTCTGGGAAGTCCTTGATGGGAACATAAACAACTTTTGGGTCATCAACACTAAACAGAAACATTCGTGGATGACAAACAAGTTGATCTTACTTGGCGCTACCGCTTACCCATGGATCAAGGTGAAACTAGGCAATGGGGAAACGACTTATTTCTGGTCATCAAACTGGTCCCCCTATGGACGCATCAGAGATTACACGCACAGTGAGTCCTCAACCTCTCTTGGAATAGCATCTAACTCAACTCTGGCAGAGCTTTGGGAGATGGATCATTGGATTCTTCCTGCAGCAAGGTCAGAAAAACAAGTCAGAATCTTCTCGCATCTCACCACCCTTACTATCTCGGATCAACCAGATCATTTCGAATGGTGCCCAAACGATCTGCCCTCGGAGAAATACTC comes from the Brassica napus cultivar Da-Ae chromosome A7, Da-Ae, whole genome shotgun sequence genome and includes:
- the LOC111199430 gene encoding uncharacterized protein LOC111199430, which translates into the protein MSSQEQKKKEKGKEIVTSEENPTTSEVSMYFSEQGIAALLEANKKDNAEKVGTQQKKSSSSKIKPCIFYTSDEKARLRWSSDLHACFVKAVEKLGGPDKATPKAVKDTMEVEGIALHHVKSHLQKFRLGRCNIRDETDQYHKRYRTGRRFFKAHAASNSPRPQVNIRPKVMGDVKPKKAKEDHGSLYMRIEHDLNLQRCREAERMQMAFEIEHNRKMLEAQYLQAGKAPSITSQHRNYISTTTQRPSSQVLDQWLADHYSGRQTSDSQQPTTMIPQTTTCLPMFPLETKTTFSKYDPQHVNTSTQEKRQFNNSLNYNMTQGFINPYVTTEPQSMPGSSTVTTQPELQLNDDCLIHDLYRNPSFLPTSVPQTVDSLHQVISNITSPLSTAPQPIQTYAPNHTYNYPEYNTLERVKAQLSALQYSSTSRIQATPFCETNLSSSVTRDDEEDPVDMYIDWGKYEEVDIDELDPVEALLALGFSVSP